The sequence CAACATCGGTTTCATCTTTTTGATAAAAGGCAAGCAAGTTTCCTTTTGGTGACCAAAAAATACCGTTGGTTATTCCAAATTCACTTCGCGCAATGGCTTGACCAGAAACGATGTTCTTATCAGTATTATTAGTAACAGCGACAGTCATACCATCCGTTTTTTGAATGTAAAGATTGTTATCAATGGTATAAGCTACGTTTCCAGTTTCATTTTGAAGTGTACTATTTTCTGCGGAATCGTTTAATTTTAAAACTAATTCACCCTTTTTCAAAATGTAATTATATAGAAAATAGGAATTGTTATCAACCAGATAAAAAGCCTCGCTATTTTTCCAAACCATTCCAGAAAACCGCTTTAAATCAGAATTTAAAGTTTGGTTTACTTCGGAAATTGAAAGTGTTTCTAACTGCTTCTTACTTTCAGCAGAACCTTTTTTCAGTATTGAACCTTTTTCAAGATAGGTGTAAGAATCTGTTTCAGGAATCCATTGAAAACCTTGTATGCGTTCGGGATAAAATTTTCCGTATTGCTCTAATACGGCATCCTTTAAGGTTAGTTCTTTTTGTTGCGCGGTAACATTTACAAAGAATAAAAGGGAGAAAAGCGCTGCGAAATAATTTTTCATTGAAGTAATTTTTAGAATTGAAAATACAAAATTTTCAAAATGAAGTTTAGGTTATATTGAAACGGAAAAGTTATTTACAAAGCTACATTTAGCATTGAAAAACAACTTTTTATTTACAGGGAACTAAGATAAAAAACCTTTAGTATCTTTAAAACCCAAGTTTGAATTATTTAAGAAACCACCAAGAAACATTATATTTCCTATGCTCACACTATTAAGAACCGCTTCCAACAACGAAGATTTCAAAACCCTCGTAAAACAATTGGACGCAGATCTTGCCATTCGCGATGCTGACGATCATCCGTTTTACGACCAATTCAATAAAATTGACACTATAAAATATGTCGTGGTTGCTTTTGACGAAAACGATTTGCCCGTTGGCTGCGGCGCCATCAAACAATTTGAACCAAAAGTGATGGAAGTGAAACGAATGTTTGATCCCATACAAGAACGCGGAAAAGGAATTGCAGGTCAAATTTTGAGAGAATTGGAAACTTGGGCAACGGAACTTAGCAACACAAAATGTATTCTGGAAACAGGCATTAAACAACCAGAGGCCATTTCGCTTTATAAAAAAAGTGGTTATAGATTCACGGAAAACTATGGGCAATATGCTGGCGTAGAAAAGAGTGTTTGTTTTGGAAAATTACTCAATAAGAATAATTAGATGAAGATAAAATCCAACGCTGCATCTGCCGAACTCACATCTCCTTTTTATAAAATAAACCAAGATTTTTGTAGCGAGTTTGAAAACTATATCGCTAGTAAAAACGGCAAAGTGAAAGGTAATTACAACGTTTGGTCCTATTTTATTCAAGGGAAAATAATGGCTCCAAAACCGTGGAATTTAATGTATAAGAAAGCCACCTATACTTCCACCGGAAACTTAATCCTTTCTTCAAAAAAACAAAATCTTCTCACTTTGGCAGAATGGTCAACCCCGATGGCGGGCTCTTTCAATTCTGAATTTTCTATCCACAAAAAGGAAGGTTTCGGGCTTATAAAAAAGCTATTTAATAATTCTAATTCCTTTCGTGGACTAAAAGAATATGTTATCAATGATCTTGATAAAAGCGAAGCACTTATAGAAAAACTTTACCAAGCGCTAGAGCCTCTTTTTAAGTCGGGTGAAATATATTCAATTATATTGGAAAAAGACATTCTAACTATTTCACTTCGAAGTGAAAAACATCATTTTGATATTTTTGAAGAATTATTCGAATTTTAGAGATACCTTTTCATACCTATTTCAGAAAAATAAATGAAAAAGAAAAAATCCAACGACTCAATACAACTAAAAGATGCCATCGCCATAGGAATCGGCGGAATGGTTGGCGGCGGGATTTTTGCAGTTTTGGGTTTGGCTGTTTCACTTGCAAAAGGTGGTACGCCGCTGGCGTTTCTTTTTGCGGGAATTATCGCCCTTTTTACGGCTTATAGTTATTCAAAACTTTCGCTTTCCTTTCCTGACAAAGGTGGAACGGT comes from Aequorivita sublithincola DSM 14238 and encodes:
- a CDS encoding GNAT family N-acetyltransferase, which produces MLTLLRTASNNEDFKTLVKQLDADLAIRDADDHPFYDQFNKIDTIKYVVVAFDENDLPVGCGAIKQFEPKVMEVKRMFDPIQERGKGIAGQILRELETWATELSNTKCILETGIKQPEAISLYKKSGYRFTENYGQYAGVEKSVCFGKLLNKNN